A single Vulpes lagopus strain Blue_001 chromosome 3, ASM1834538v1, whole genome shotgun sequence DNA region contains:
- the CD53 gene encoding leukocyte surface antigen CD53 — protein MGMSGLKLLKYVLFFFNLLFWFCGCCILGFGIYFLIHNNFRLLLSLTLGNVLVIVGSIIMVVAFLGCMGSIKENKCLLMSFFILLLIILLAEVTLAILLFVYEQKLNDYVSESLTDSIKQYHLDNSTRATWDSIQSVLQCCGVNGTSDWNGHPPKSCPSDPQVQGCYAKVKLWFHSNFLHIGIITICVCVIQVLGMSFALTLNCQIDKTSQTLGL, from the exons ATGGGCATGAGTGGCTTGAAGTTGCTGAAGTACGTTCTGTTTTTCTTCAACTTGCTTTTTTGG ttctgtGGCTGCTGCATTTTGGGCTTTGGGATCTATTTCCTGATTCACAACAACTTCAGGCTGCTCCTCTCCCTCACACTGGGCAATGTGCTTGTCATCGTGGGCTCCATTATCATGGTGGTTGCATTCCTGGGTTGTATGGGCTCCATCAAGGAGAATAAGTGCCTGCTTATGTCG TTCTTTATCCTGCTGCTGATTATCCTCCTTGCTGAGGTGACCTTGGCTATCCTGCTCTTCGTGTATGAACAGAAG CTGAATGATTATGTGTCTGAGAGCCTGACTGACAGCATCAAGCAATACCACTTGGACAACAGCACCAGAGCAACCTGGGATTCCATCCAGTCAGTT CTGCAATGTTGCGGTGTAAATGGCACAAGTGATTGGAATGGTCACCCACCAAAATCTTGCCCCTCAGATCCACAAGTTCAG ggTTGCTATGCAAAAGTAAAACTGTGGTTTCACTCCAATTTCCTTCATATTGGGATCATCACTATCTGTGTATGTGTGATCCAG GTGTTGGGGATGTCCTTTGCGCTGACCTTGAACTGCCAGATAGATAAAACCAGCCAGACCTTAGGGCTGTGA